In one Brevibacillus composti genomic region, the following are encoded:
- the cobD gene encoding threonine-phosphate decarboxylase CobD has protein sequence MKLLEIYGHGGDLRTAAERFGLDTDAILDYSANINPLGPPQRVMEALGQALSAVIRYPDPAHRSFRQALAERLRLPEDFLLPANGAAEAMALAILALQPKKVGIAAPCFSEYGQLSEQFGAEVVACVGDPERDFKPGMEELFSLLEKTELVFIGSPNNPTGTLYEPGELLQLAAHANETGTYLVVDEAFLDFVAEEKQYTLADRLEEFPRVLLMRSMTKMFAIPGLRLGYAIAHPELIRRLREKQVSWSVNGLALLAGELCLREAAYEEETRRLVKTERDFLMSGVEELGWRTWPGEANFLLVRSAGNLDAATLQEEMGRRGILIRSCAMYAGLTAHDFRIAVRSRSENLRLLQAFREVAGQRGTRA, from the coding sequence ATGAAGCTGCTGGAGATATACGGCCACGGAGGAGATCTGCGCACGGCTGCCGAGCGGTTTGGGCTGGATACGGATGCCATTCTCGATTACAGCGCCAATATCAATCCGCTCGGCCCGCCGCAGCGGGTCATGGAGGCCTTGGGCCAGGCGCTTTCGGCGGTGATCCGCTACCCGGACCCCGCGCACCGCTCCTTCCGGCAGGCCTTGGCGGAACGGCTGCGGTTGCCGGAAGATTTCCTCTTGCCGGCAAACGGCGCTGCAGAGGCGATGGCGCTCGCGATCCTCGCCCTGCAGCCAAAGAAGGTCGGCATCGCCGCGCCTTGCTTTTCCGAATATGGGCAACTGTCCGAGCAATTCGGCGCGGAGGTCGTCGCCTGCGTCGGCGATCCGGAGCGGGACTTCAAGCCCGGCATGGAAGAGCTGTTTTCGCTCTTGGAGAAAACGGAGCTGGTCTTTATCGGCTCCCCCAATAATCCGACGGGGACCTTGTACGAGCCGGGCGAGCTGTTGCAGCTAGCCGCACATGCCAATGAAACGGGCACCTATCTGGTGGTCGATGAAGCATTTCTGGATTTTGTGGCGGAAGAAAAACAGTATACCCTGGCGGATCGGCTGGAAGAGTTTCCCCGCGTCCTGTTGATGCGCTCGATGACGAAGATGTTTGCCATTCCGGGCTTGCGACTGGGATATGCGATCGCCCATCCTGAGCTGATCCGCAGGCTGAGAGAGAAGCAGGTCAGCTGGAGCGTCAACGGCCTCGCCCTCCTGGCTGGTGAACTGTGCCTGCGGGAGGCCGCATATGAGGAGGAGACCCGCAGGCTGGTCAAAACCGAGCGGGATTTTCTGATGTCGGGTGTAGAGGAGCTGGGCTGGCGGACATGGCCGGGAGAGGCCAATTTTTTGCTGGTGCGTTCGGCAGGGAATCTGGATGCCGCCACGCTGCAGGAGGAGATGGGCAGACGGGGGATCTTGATCCGAAGCTGCGCCATGTACGCAGGCCTGACTGCCCATGATTTTCGCATCGCGGTCCGTTCGCGATCTGAAAATCTGCGGTTGCTGCAGGCTTTTCGCGAAGTCGCCGGACAAAGGGGGACGCGCGCATGA
- the cobO gene encoding cob(I)yrinic acid a,c-diamide adenosyltransferase, producing MSKDSDKKRGMLLVYTGDGKGKTTAALGLAVRACGRGKRVLMIQFIKSPERTYGEKIIFDRLGIEMVQMGAGFTWTKTPEEHRRALQTAWSFAREKVLGGEYDVVILDELNNALAIDRFPIDDVLPLADVLETVRNRPRHMHLVITGRSAKPEIIEMADLVTEMKPVKHYYDEGIPAVLGVEY from the coding sequence ATGAGCAAAGATTCGGACAAGAAACGGGGCATGCTGCTCGTATATACCGGAGACGGCAAAGGGAAAACCACGGCGGCATTGGGCCTCGCCGTGCGTGCTTGCGGCAGGGGCAAACGCGTCCTGATGATCCAATTCATCAAGTCGCCGGAGCGCACCTACGGGGAAAAGATCATTTTCGACCGATTGGGCATCGAGATGGTGCAGATGGGGGCGGGATTTACCTGGACGAAGACGCCGGAGGAGCATCGCCGGGCCTTGCAGACGGCGTGGAGCTTCGCCCGGGAAAAGGTGCTGGGCGGCGAATACGACGTGGTGATTCTCGATGAGCTGAACAATGCGCTGGCGATCGACCGCTTCCCCATCGATGATGTGCTGCCGCTGGCCGACGTGCTGGAGACGGTGCGAAATCGGCCGCGCCACATGCATCTCGTCATTACCGGGCGCAGCGCCAAGCCCGAGATCATCGAAATGGCGGATCTGGTGACCGAGATGAAGCCGGTCAAACACTACTACGACGAAGGCATCCCCGCAGTGCTGGGGGTCGAATACTGA
- the cobU gene encoding bifunctional adenosylcobinamide kinase/adenosylcobinamide-phosphate guanylyltransferase translates to MSLILVTGGVRSGKSRFAEELAGGYGRDVLYVATGQVWDEEMRKRIELHRQRRPAGWGLREIGGKLSDSLSDADADAYPVVLIDCLSTWISGRLMDVPEPSWRDETITGEILAEAERWLDKAAATDRIVIAVTSEVGLGGVALSKLGRWFADVLGDVNQRTARRADAVYAVMAGIPWRLKG, encoded by the coding sequence ATGAGTCTGATTCTGGTAACCGGTGGCGTCCGCTCGGGAAAGAGCCGGTTTGCCGAGGAGCTGGCAGGCGGGTATGGCCGGGATGTTCTCTACGTGGCGACGGGCCAGGTCTGGGATGAGGAGATGCGCAAACGGATCGAGCTGCACCGTCAGCGCAGGCCTGCAGGCTGGGGCTTGCGCGAGATCGGGGGAAAGCTGTCCGATTCTCTTTCGGACGCGGACGCGGATGCGTATCCTGTCGTGCTGATCGATTGCCTGTCCACCTGGATCAGCGGTCGGCTGATGGACGTGCCGGAGCCCTCCTGGCGGGACGAGACGATTACCGGCGAGATATTGGCGGAAGCTGAGCGCTGGCTGGATAAGGCGGCGGCCACCGACCGCATCGTCATCGCCGTGACGAGTGAAGTGGGATTGGGCGGCGTCGCCTTGTCGAAGCTGGGACGCTGGTTTGCGGACGTGCTCGGCGATGTCAATCAGCGCACGGCTCGGCGTGCCGATGCGGTCTATGCCGTAATGGCCGGCATCCCCTGGAGGTTAAAAGGATGA
- a CDS encoding M15 family metallopeptidase: MKQDIPIPPEGMPLPAQPTLIECGEGMIPLSALSDKITVYPIYHRQGYEGATAEAYLRESAAARLVRAAEALPPGHRFVVLDGWRSYQVQTSLYEGFRKRLLDQGWEEGESLQRLLGKFVAVPSKDIQKPSPHLSGGAVDLTIEGPEGWLDMGTAFDDFSEKAATRYYEDNPPEQDEERIVRANRRLLYHLMSEAGFVNYPKEWWHFEYGTLTWAARKQEQAIYGGILQLSDKSG; the protein is encoded by the coding sequence TTGAAACAGGATATCCCGATTCCCCCGGAGGGTATGCCGCTGCCCGCTCAACCAACCCTGATAGAATGCGGCGAAGGCATGATTCCCCTCTCCGCCTTGTCTGACAAAATTACTGTCTACCCCATCTATCACCGACAAGGCTACGAGGGCGCGACAGCCGAAGCCTATCTGAGAGAGAGTGCAGCAGCCAGACTCGTCCGGGCAGCAGAAGCGCTTCCTCCCGGACACCGATTTGTCGTCCTGGACGGATGGCGCTCCTATCAGGTGCAGACTTCCCTCTACGAAGGCTTCAGAAAAAGGCTCCTCGACCAGGGGTGGGAAGAGGGGGAGTCGCTGCAGCGTTTGCTGGGCAAATTTGTGGCGGTTCCGAGCAAAGACATCCAAAAGCCTTCCCCTCATCTGTCCGGCGGCGCAGTCGATCTGACCATCGAGGGACCCGAGGGATGGCTCGATATGGGAACAGCTTTTGACGACTTCAGCGAAAAGGCGGCTACCCGTTACTACGAAGATAATCCGCCCGAGCAAGACGAAGAACGGATCGTCCGCGCAAACAGACGACTCCTCTATCACCTCATGTCAGAAGCGGGATTCGTCAACTATCCGAAGGAATGGTGGCACTTCGAATACGGCACATTGACCTGGGCAGCCCGCAAGCAGGAGCAAGCCATCTATGGCGGAATTTTGCAGTTATCTGACAAAAGTGGTTGA